Proteins encoded together in one Chloroflexota bacterium window:
- the otsB gene encoding trehalose-phosphatase: protein MRQRLQGALGVRLSRARRENFASRRPGRIAVSLTSRRPPNLLANFDSAIGNLNADSLALVLDFDGTLSEFVPVLENAVIHPDVVPPLRRLTDRLALVGVMSGRAARDVERRVGIAGIVYIGNHGVERIVDGTLSASEGSEEAEHYLQGMLESLADAADDPGLVLENKRYSASLHYRRAMDEAGVVERLRAAVESMPDMGGFELSWGNKILEIRARNGVNKGVALDWLIEKWGPNSVVFLGDDTTDADALQALQQRKASGAIDGTGIAVIQDGTPASVFDSADYSLNGVPEVVLFLSRLQQALIG from the coding sequence ATCCGACAACGGCTACAAGGTGCGCTTGGCGTCCGGCTTAGTCGCGCGCGCCGTGAGAACTTTGCTTCAAGACGACCGGGACGCATTGCAGTGAGCCTAACTAGCCGCCGCCCGCCGAACCTATTAGCGAACTTCGATTCAGCTATCGGCAACCTGAATGCCGACAGTCTGGCTCTGGTATTGGACTTCGACGGTACGCTGTCCGAGTTCGTGCCGGTGCTCGAGAACGCCGTCATACATCCCGATGTTGTGCCACCTCTTCGACGGCTCACGGATCGGCTGGCGCTCGTGGGCGTGATGTCCGGACGGGCGGCGCGCGATGTGGAGCGGCGCGTCGGGATAGCGGGCATCGTGTACATCGGCAATCATGGCGTGGAGCGGATTGTGGATGGGACGCTGAGCGCGTCGGAGGGCTCGGAAGAAGCCGAGCACTACCTGCAAGGCATGCTCGAAAGCCTGGCGGACGCGGCGGACGACCCCGGGCTGGTTCTGGAAAATAAGAGGTACAGCGCTTCCTTGCACTATCGCCGTGCGATGGACGAAGCCGGAGTCGTGGAGCGTTTGCGTGCGGCGGTGGAGTCTATGCCCGACATGGGTGGCTTTGAACTGTCCTGGGGCAACAAGATACTGGAAATCCGCGCGCGCAACGGCGTGAACAAAGGGGTTGCCCTAGACTGGCTGATAGAGAAGTGGGGTCCGAACAGTGTTGTATTTCTCGGAGACGACACGACAGACGCCGACGCCCTGCAAGCGTTGCAACAGCGCAAGGCTTCCGGCGCGATAGACGGCACCGGAATCGCGGTCATTCAGGACGGCACGCCCGCTTCAGTGTTTGACAGCGCCGATTATAGCCTTAACGGTGTGCCGGAGGTTGTGCTGTTCCTTAGCCGTTTGCAGCAAGCGCTTATTGGGTGA
- a CDS encoding D-aminoacylase produces the protein MLDILITNGQVVDGTGSAGYYAAVGVQGDTVSIHRGDVSHVEAARVIDATGYVVCPGFIDLHSHAGLTILGEPHHDPKVRQGVTTELMGIDGISHAPFKTQDELHRYIWLDSGLNGYPPMPADWLSVADYLGKFDNTVAINVAYILGNSPVRIWSVGWNDRPATADEMADMKAVVREAMEEGAWGLSTGLDYPPGAYASTDELVELSETAASLGGHYHTHTRASLRAQGLLAPWEEALEIGRRSGIPIHLTHYRQSEQGVGSHLDYLGLVEDARDEGMDVTFDCYTYPYSGTTITIGLPHWAKDGGPERLMAALRDPHDRARMAVEVSRERLRDNWLTNFTQPQNKQYEGRLITDIAEMRGQEPADALFDLLLEENLGISTVGLGTNPQTLHAFVSHPAGMIASDAILFGEYPNPRTYGCFPIVLAEFVRAEKHLRLPEAIRKMTSFPAQRLGLPDRGILRDGFKADIVIFDPATVKTHATREDPHHYPVGIDWVIVNGEVVIEDGENSGALPGRALRRGR, from the coding sequence ATGCTGGACATTCTGATTACAAACGGGCAAGTTGTGGACGGCACGGGCAGCGCGGGGTACTACGCCGCTGTCGGTGTGCAGGGCGATACGGTGTCCATTCATAGGGGCGATGTATCGCACGTCGAGGCAGCGAGGGTAATTGACGCTACGGGGTATGTGGTCTGCCCCGGCTTCATCGACCTGCACTCGCATGCGGGCTTGACGATACTGGGCGAGCCGCACCACGATCCGAAGGTGAGGCAGGGCGTAACAACCGAACTCATGGGAATTGACGGCATATCGCACGCGCCGTTCAAGACGCAGGACGAGCTTCACCGTTACATCTGGCTGGACTCCGGGCTGAACGGCTACCCGCCGATGCCCGCCGATTGGCTGTCGGTCGCGGACTATCTGGGCAAGTTCGACAATACCGTCGCCATCAATGTCGCGTACATTCTCGGCAACTCGCCGGTGCGGATATGGTCGGTCGGCTGGAACGACAGACCCGCGACGGCTGACGAGATGGCGGACATGAAGGCGGTCGTGCGCGAGGCGATGGAAGAGGGCGCGTGGGGTCTTTCCACCGGCCTCGATTACCCGCCCGGCGCATACGCATCGACAGACGAACTTGTGGAATTGTCCGAAACGGCGGCAAGTCTGGGCGGCCATTACCATACGCACACTCGCGCCAGTCTGCGAGCGCAAGGGTTGCTCGCGCCGTGGGAAGAGGCGCTCGAAATTGGGCGGCGATCCGGCATTCCCATCCACCTGACACACTACCGGCAGAGCGAACAGGGCGTAGGCAGCCACCTTGATTATCTCGGGCTGGTGGAAGACGCCCGCGACGAGGGCATGGATGTAACGTTCGACTGCTATACATACCCGTACTCAGGCACGACCATCACAATAGGGCTGCCGCACTGGGCGAAGGACGGCGGACCGGAGCGGCTGATGGCGGCGCTGCGAGATCCGCACGACCGCGCGCGAATGGCAGTCGAAGTGTCGCGGGAAAGGCTGCGCGATAACTGGCTCACGAACTTCACGCAGCCACAGAACAAGCAGTACGAAGGAAGGCTCATCACCGACATAGCCGAGATGCGCGGGCAGGAGCCGGCGGACGCGCTATTCGACCTGCTGCTGGAAGAGAACTTGGGCATATCTACGGTTGGGCTTGGCACAAACCCGCAGACTTTGCACGCCTTCGTGTCGCATCCGGCCGGGATGATCGCATCGGACGCGATACTGTTCGGCGAATACCCGAATCCGCGCACATACGGCTGTTTCCCCATTGTGCTGGCGGAGTTCGTGCGCGCGGAGAAGCACCTACGTCTGCCTGAGGCTATCCGCAAAATGACATCGTTCCCGGCGCAACGGCTCGGCCTGCCGGACAGGGGTATCCTGCGCGACGGCTTCAAGGCAGACATCGTCATCTTCGACCCGGCGACGGTCAAAACGCACGCCACACGCGAAGACCCGCACCACTATCCGGTCGGCATCGACTGGGTGATAGTCAACGGCGAAGTGGTCATCGAAGATGGCGAGAACAGCGGCGCGCTGCCCGGTCGCGCGCTGCGGCGGGGACGCTGA
- a CDS encoding CoA transferase yields the protein MPSALDGITVLDLTRQRPGSLAGMFLCDNGARVIRLELPDDDNDRAQPIYMVWDRGKESVSLDISAHPDVFHKLASQVDVLLEDFEPHSPHQTLVDYGELRRINPRLVHCSITAYGKQGPMRDEPGDEHLVMARMGILASQPGFRQGPVHVVHPVVNLGTAVLAAQGITASLYAREKTGFGRKVDTSVMAGAMMFAPKVIGERLEQRPFQLTTAGGGPFYSVFECADGNWIQIGCIHGGFVDIAATVMGIAELLANPRYGDGRRPESEEARAELFDIVAGVLKTKPCAEWERIFEDADVPYARASTTPDSMDNPQVIANDMLLDMHDPIVGDVRQMGSPIKFTHTPGVVRAPRPTRGQHTNSVLAEFAGVELPEPTDVQPRDDAPPLEGVRVMEMTNVIAGPAAGKCLGDLGADVIKFEPPYGDISRPAGAQYFLYLNSNKRSVAANTKTAEGQAVAQKLAADADIMLANMRPGATDRMGLSAEDLQRVNPALIQAHTTAFGWDGPYAHRPGVDPLAQAWMGLQFAQGGRGNPPVFLAQLAPTDFSSGGMVALGAIMALYARERTGVAQKVDCNLLNAGATLREDDFLRYEGKTSPPIADGGQYGLNALHRLFETKQGWVYLIAESQEEWEGVCAVIERSDLPDDDRFATASKREENDDTLWDLLTDEFAQKPASEWIARLRAAGVRCADVTEQYNVGFFEDEQVLANGMLVEHQHATYGKMHYCANCVTFGETRAINGKPTPLLGEHNREKLAALGYSAADIDDLYEKGVLTTEEPPQS from the coding sequence ATGCCGAGCGCACTAGACGGAATTACAGTGCTTGACCTGACGAGGCAGAGGCCGGGCAGTTTAGCCGGCATGTTTCTATGCGACAACGGCGCGCGCGTAATCCGTCTCGAACTTCCGGACGATGACAACGACCGCGCGCAGCCAATCTATATGGTCTGGGATCGCGGCAAGGAAAGCGTCTCGCTGGATATTTCCGCGCATCCCGATGTCTTCCACAAATTGGCGTCTCAAGTCGATGTGCTGCTTGAAGACTTCGAGCCGCACTCGCCGCATCAGACGCTTGTTGACTACGGCGAACTGCGCCGTATCAACCCGCGTCTTGTGCACTGCTCCATCACCGCTTACGGCAAGCAAGGACCCATGCGCGACGAACCCGGCGACGAGCATCTGGTAATGGCGCGCATGGGCATTCTGGCGTCGCAGCCCGGCTTTCGCCAAGGTCCTGTGCATGTGGTGCATCCGGTCGTAAACCTTGGGACAGCAGTTCTCGCCGCGCAGGGCATTACCGCTTCGCTGTACGCGCGCGAGAAGACAGGATTCGGGCGCAAGGTGGACACGTCCGTTATGGCAGGCGCGATGATGTTTGCGCCGAAAGTCATCGGCGAGCGCTTAGAACAGCGACCATTCCAACTCACGACGGCGGGCGGCGGTCCGTTCTACAGCGTGTTTGAGTGCGCGGACGGCAATTGGATTCAGATTGGCTGCATTCACGGCGGGTTCGTGGACATCGCCGCAACGGTCATGGGCATCGCCGAGCTGCTCGCCAATCCGCGATACGGCGATGGCAGACGTCCTGAAAGCGAAGAGGCGCGCGCCGAGCTGTTCGACATCGTGGCGGGCGTGCTCAAGACCAAGCCCTGCGCCGAGTGGGAGCGTATCTTTGAGGACGCCGATGTGCCGTATGCGCGCGCCAGCACCACGCCCGATTCGATGGACAACCCGCAGGTCATCGCCAATGACATGCTGCTAGACATGCACGACCCAATCGTCGGCGATGTCAGGCAGATGGGCAGTCCTATCAAGTTCACGCACACGCCGGGCGTGGTTCGCGCGCCGCGTCCCACACGCGGTCAGCACACCAACAGCGTTCTCGCCGAATTCGCCGGTGTCGAATTGCCTGAACCGACTGATGTTCAGCCGCGAGATGACGCACCGCCGCTCGAAGGCGTTCGCGTTATGGAGATGACCAATGTCATAGCCGGACCGGCTGCAGGTAAATGCCTTGGCGATCTTGGCGCGGATGTCATCAAGTTCGAGCCGCCCTACGGCGATATTTCCCGACCGGCGGGAGCGCAGTATTTCCTGTACCTGAACTCTAATAAGCGCTCAGTCGCGGCAAATACTAAGACGGCTGAAGGGCAGGCGGTCGCGCAGAAACTCGCCGCCGATGCTGACATTATGCTTGCGAATATGCGGCCAGGCGCCACCGACCGTATGGGACTATCCGCCGAAGACCTACAGCGGGTCAATCCCGCGCTCATTCAGGCGCATACGACCGCATTTGGCTGGGATGGACCGTATGCCCATCGCCCCGGCGTTGACCCCCTGGCGCAGGCGTGGATGGGATTGCAGTTCGCGCAGGGCGGACGCGGCAACCCCCCGGTGTTCCTCGCGCAGCTTGCGCCGACAGACTTCTCATCCGGCGGCATGGTCGCACTTGGAGCGATAATGGCGCTGTACGCGCGCGAACGAACTGGTGTCGCGCAAAAGGTGGATTGCAACCTGCTAAACGCCGGCGCAACCCTGCGCGAAGACGACTTCCTGCGCTATGAAGGCAAGACATCGCCGCCAATCGCAGACGGCGGACAGTACGGGCTGAATGCGCTGCACAGGCTCTTCGAGACCAAGCAAGGCTGGGTTTATCTCATCGCCGAGAGCCAGGAAGAATGGGAAGGCGTTTGCGCCGTTATTGAACGGAGCGATTTGCCGGATGACGACCGCTTTGCGACCGCATCCAAGCGAGAGGAGAATGACGACACGCTGTGGGACTTGCTCACCGATGAATTCGCGCAAAAGCCTGCGTCCGAGTGGATTGCGCGCTTGCGAGCGGCAGGCGTACGCTGCGCCGATGTAACCGAGCAGTACAACGTCGGCTTCTTTGAAGACGAGCAGGTACTCGCCAACGGCATGCTCGTCGAGCACCAGCACGCGACATACGGCAAGATGCACTACTGCGCTAATTGCGTGACTTTTGGCGAGACGCGCGCCATCAATGGCAAACCTACGCCGCTGTTAGGCGAGCACAACCGCGAAAAGCTCGCCGCGCTAGGCTATTCTGCCGCGGACATCGACGACCTGTACGAGAAGGGCGTGCTGACCACCGAAGAGCCGCCTCAATCGTAG